The proteins below are encoded in one region of Tomitella fengzijianii:
- the rplA gene encoding 50S ribosomal protein L1: MAKRSKAYLAAAEKIDQANLYTPLQAVNLAKETSSSKMDATVEVALRLGVDPRKADQMVRGTVNLPHGTGKTARVIVFAAGAKATEAEEAGADAVGAEDLIERIQGGWLDFDAAIATPDQMAKVGRIARVLGPRGLMPNPKTGTVTNDVAKAVADIKGGKINFRVDKQANLHVVIGKASFEPNKLVENYGAALDEVLRVKPSSAKGRYIKKATIATTTGPGIPVDPTRTTRLLDDSE; the protein is encoded by the coding sequence ATGGCAAAGCGCAGCAAGGCGTATCTCGCCGCGGCCGAGAAGATCGACCAGGCGAATCTCTACACCCCCCTTCAGGCCGTCAACCTGGCCAAGGAGACCTCTTCGTCCAAGATGGACGCGACCGTCGAGGTCGCTCTGCGGCTCGGCGTGGACCCCCGCAAGGCAGACCAGATGGTGCGCGGCACCGTCAACCTCCCGCACGGCACGGGCAAGACCGCCCGCGTCATCGTCTTCGCGGCGGGCGCGAAGGCCACCGAAGCCGAGGAGGCCGGTGCCGACGCGGTCGGCGCCGAGGACCTCATCGAGCGCATCCAGGGCGGCTGGCTCGACTTCGACGCGGCGATCGCCACACCCGACCAGATGGCCAAGGTCGGCCGCATCGCGCGTGTCCTGGGCCCGCGCGGCCTCATGCCGAACCCGAAGACCGGCACGGTGACCAACGATGTGGCGAAGGCCGTCGCCGACATCAAGGGCGGCAAGATCAACTTCCGCGTGGACAAGCAGGCCAACCTGCACGTGGTGATCGGCAAGGCGTCCTTCGAGCCGAACAAGCTGGTGGAGAACTACGGTGCTGCGCTCGACGAGGTGCTGAGGGTCAAGCCGTCCTCGGCGAAGGGCCGCTACATCAAGAAGGCGACGATCGCGACGACCACCGGTCCGGGCATCCCGGTGGATCCGACGCGCACCACGCGACTTCTCGACGACAGCGAGTAG
- the rplJ gene encoding 50S ribosomal protein L10, whose product MAKPEKVTAVAEIAERFRESHAAVVTEYRGLSVTALMELRRALGSDVTYSIAKNTLVKRAAAEAGVEGLNDLFVGPTAIAFVRGEAVDAAKAIKKFSKDHKSLVIKGGYLDGATLSVDEVETFADLESRDVLLAKLAGAMKGNLTKAAGLFNAPASQVARLGAALQDKKAAEGEAAA is encoded by the coding sequence ATGGCCAAGCCGGAGAAGGTCACCGCGGTTGCGGAGATCGCCGAACGTTTCCGGGAATCGCACGCGGCCGTCGTGACGGAATACCGTGGACTCTCGGTCACCGCACTGATGGAACTGCGTCGCGCACTCGGTTCGGACGTCACCTACTCGATCGCCAAGAACACGCTGGTCAAGCGTGCCGCGGCGGAGGCCGGTGTCGAGGGGCTGAACGACCTGTTCGTCGGCCCCACGGCGATTGCCTTCGTCAGGGGAGAGGCCGTGGACGCGGCCAAGGCGATCAAGAAGTTCTCCAAGGACCACAAGTCGCTGGTCATCAAGGGGGGCTACCTCGACGGCGCCACGCTTTCCGTGGACGAGGTCGAGACTTTCGCAGATCTTGAATCGCGCGATGTCCTGCTGGCGAAGCTCGCAGGCGCGATGAAGGGCAACCTCACCAAGGCGGCAGGGCTGTTCAACGCCCCGGCCTCTCAGGTCGCGCGACTGGGCGCGGCCTTGCAGGACAAGAAGGCCGCAGAAGGCGAAGCGGCCGCCTGA
- the rplL gene encoding 50S ribosomal protein L7/L12 has protein sequence MAKLSTEELLDAFKELTLLELSEFVKAFEETFEVTAAAPVAVAAAGAAPAGGDDAAAEQDEFDVVLESAGDKKIQVIKVVREIVSGLGLKEAKDLVESAPKAILEKVDKDAADAAKAKFEEAGAKVTVK, from the coding sequence ATGGCGAAGCTCAGCACTGAAGAACTGCTCGACGCGTTCAAGGAGCTCACCCTCCTCGAGCTCTCCGAGTTCGTGAAGGCCTTCGAGGAGACCTTCGAGGTCACCGCGGCCGCTCCGGTCGCCGTTGCCGCCGCGGGCGCCGCGCCGGCCGGTGGGGACGACGCCGCCGCCGAGCAGGACGAGTTCGACGTCGTTCTCGAGTCCGCCGGCGACAAGAAGATCCAGGTCATCAAGGTCGTCCGCGAGATCGTCTCCGGGCTGGGCCTGAAGGAGGCCAAGGACCTCGTCGAGAGCGCTCCGAAGGCGATCCTGGAGAAGGTCGACAAGGATGCCGCGGACGCGGCGAAGGCGAAGTTCGAAGAGGCCGGCGCCAAGGTCACCGTCAAGTAA
- a CDS encoding ABC transporter ATP-binding protein, producing MGVEVAVEGLTKSFGSQNIWQDVSLTLPAGEVSALLGPSGTGKSVFLKSLIGLLRPEQGSIVIDGTDILQCSSKELYEIRQMFGVLFQDGALFGSMDLFDNVAFPLREHTKKSESEIRKIVMEKLDLNGLIGAENKLPGEISGGMRKRAGLARALVLDPQIILCDEPDSGLDPVRTAYLSQLIIDINAQIDATVLIVTHNINLARTVPDNLGMLFRKQLVMFGPREVLLTSDEPVVEQFLNGRKIGPIGMSEEKDDAQMAAELAAQAAGHHDGSPEEDVRGISRQMEASPGMPERQAVARRQARVREILHTLPADAQKGILASLEGRYGADGFGDEYGYGSEQEGAHRAPSHSASDPDTEVFASADPQPPSAEGRS from the coding sequence GTGGGAGTCGAAGTCGCAGTCGAGGGGCTCACCAAGTCTTTCGGTTCGCAGAACATTTGGCAGGACGTGTCGTTGACGCTCCCCGCGGGTGAGGTCAGCGCACTGCTCGGACCGTCGGGCACGGGCAAGTCCGTGTTCCTCAAGTCGCTGATCGGACTCCTGCGCCCGGAGCAGGGGTCGATCGTCATCGACGGCACGGACATCCTGCAGTGCTCGTCCAAGGAGCTCTACGAGATCCGGCAGATGTTCGGCGTGCTCTTCCAGGACGGCGCGCTGTTCGGTTCGATGGATCTGTTCGACAACGTGGCGTTCCCCCTGCGGGAGCACACCAAGAAGAGCGAGTCCGAGATCCGCAAGATCGTCATGGAGAAGCTCGACCTGAACGGGCTCATCGGCGCGGAGAACAAGCTCCCGGGCGAAATCTCCGGCGGCATGCGCAAGCGCGCCGGCCTCGCGCGCGCTCTGGTCCTGGACCCGCAGATCATCCTGTGCGACGAACCGGACTCCGGCCTGGACCCTGTCCGCACCGCATATCTGAGTCAGCTGATCATCGACATCAACGCCCAGATCGATGCCACGGTCCTCATCGTGACGCACAACATCAACCTCGCCCGGACCGTCCCGGACAACCTCGGCATGCTCTTCCGCAAGCAGCTGGTCATGTTCGGTCCCCGGGAGGTGCTGCTGACCAGCGACGAGCCGGTGGTCGAGCAGTTCCTCAACGGCCGGAAGATCGGCCCCATCGGGATGTCCGAGGAAAAGGACGACGCCCAGATGGCGGCGGAGCTGGCCGCGCAGGCCGCCGGTCACCACGACGGGTCCCCGGAGGAGGACGTCCGCGGCATCTCACGGCAAATGGAGGCCAGCCCGGGCATGCCGGAGCGCCAGGCGGTGGCCCGGCGGCAGGCGCGTGTCCGCGAGATCCTGCACACGCTGCCCGCCGACGCGCAGAAGGGCATCCTGGCCAGCCTGGAGGGCCGGTACGGAGCCGATGGGTTCGGCGACGAATACGGCTATGGATCGGAGCAGGAAGGCGCCCACCGCGCGCCCTCCCACAGCGCGTCCGACCCCGATACGGAGGTATTCGCGTCGGCGGACCCGCAGCCGCCCAGCGCTGAAGGCCGATCGTGA
- a CDS encoding MlaE family ABC transporter permease — MRENRYVDAVFRGIQGALSQAGLMFQLFVDVGRATLQRPFQFREFILQAWFIASVTILPTVLVAIPFGATVSLQTGSLIKQLGAESFTGAASVVAVIQQASPLVVALLIAGAAGSAVAADLGSRTIREEIDAMRVLGIDPIQRLVVPRVLGMVLVAVLLNGLVSVVGVAGGYFFNVVAQGGTPGAYLASFSALAQLPDLWIGEIKAAVFGLIAAVVAAYKGLNPKGGPKGVGDAVNEGVVITFLLLFFANIILTAVYLSLVPPKGA; from the coding sequence ATGCGGGAGAACCGCTATGTCGACGCCGTCTTCCGTGGAATCCAGGGCGCCCTGAGCCAGGCCGGCCTGATGTTCCAGCTCTTCGTGGACGTCGGCCGGGCCACGTTGCAGCGCCCGTTCCAGTTCCGCGAGTTCATTCTGCAAGCCTGGTTCATCGCGTCCGTCACGATCCTGCCGACCGTCCTGGTCGCGATTCCCTTCGGCGCCACGGTGTCGTTGCAGACGGGGTCGCTGATCAAGCAGCTCGGTGCGGAGTCGTTCACGGGTGCCGCAAGCGTTGTGGCCGTGATCCAGCAGGCGAGCCCCCTCGTGGTGGCGCTGCTGATCGCCGGCGCCGCCGGCTCCGCAGTGGCCGCGGACCTGGGATCGCGGACCATCCGCGAGGAGATCGACGCGATGCGGGTGCTCGGAATCGACCCGATCCAGCGGCTGGTGGTGCCGCGGGTGCTGGGAATGGTGCTCGTCGCCGTGCTGCTCAACGGGCTGGTGAGCGTGGTCGGCGTGGCCGGCGGATACTTCTTCAACGTCGTCGCGCAGGGCGGCACTCCCGGCGCGTATCTCGCGTCCTTCTCGGCCCTGGCGCAGCTTCCGGACCTGTGGATCGGTGAGATCAAGGCGGCGGTCTTCGGTCTCATCGCCGCGGTGGTGGCGGCGTACAAGGGCCTCAACCCCAAGGGCGGACCCAAGGGCGTCGGCGATGCGGTGAACGAAGGCGTCGTCATCACCTTCCTGCTGCTGTTCTTCGCGAACATCATCCTGACCGCCGTGTACCTGTCCCTCGTCCCGCCGAAGGGAGCGTGA
- a CDS encoding MlaE family ABC transporter permease, with the protein MTIARERSVLGMRAKRAARVPVNILDRAGDQMSFYGQVLVWIPRTLTRYRREVVRLLAEVSFGAGGLAVIAGTVGVIFMMSLFVGVVVGMAGYASLDQLGASVLTGFLSAYVNTRELAPLIAALGLSATVGCGFTAQLGAMRISEEIDALEVMAVPSVPFLVSTRVIAGFIAVIPLYIVGLLASYLASRQVNTWMNGQSPGSYDHYFNLFLSPIDVLWSFGKVLIFAFVLILIHCYYGYSASGGPAGVGVAVGRAVRTAIVIIAVLDFFLSLAIWGTTTTVRVGG; encoded by the coding sequence ATGACGATCGCGCGTGAACGCAGCGTCCTGGGGATGCGGGCCAAACGGGCCGCACGCGTCCCGGTCAATATCCTCGACCGGGCCGGCGACCAGATGTCCTTCTACGGGCAGGTGCTGGTGTGGATACCGCGGACGCTGACCCGATACCGCCGCGAGGTGGTGCGACTGCTGGCCGAGGTCTCCTTCGGTGCGGGCGGCCTCGCGGTGATCGCCGGGACCGTCGGCGTCATCTTCATGATGTCCCTGTTCGTGGGCGTCGTGGTGGGCATGGCGGGCTACGCTTCGCTGGATCAGCTCGGCGCCTCGGTGCTCACCGGGTTCCTGTCGGCCTACGTCAATACGCGCGAACTCGCACCGCTGATCGCCGCGCTCGGTCTGTCCGCCACCGTCGGTTGCGGCTTCACCGCGCAGCTCGGCGCCATGCGGATCTCCGAGGAGATCGACGCGCTGGAAGTGATGGCCGTGCCCAGCGTGCCGTTCCTGGTGTCCACGCGCGTGATCGCGGGGTTCATCGCCGTGATCCCGCTTTACATCGTGGGGCTGCTGGCGTCCTACCTGGCCTCCCGTCAGGTGAACACGTGGATGAACGGCCAATCCCCCGGGTCGTACGACCACTATTTCAATCTGTTCCTATCGCCGATAGACGTCTTGTGGTCGTTCGGCAAAGTCCTGATATTCGCCTTCGTCCTCATCCTCATCCACTGCTACTACGGGTACTCCGCGTCAGGCGGGCCCGCCGGGGTGGGCGTCGCCGTGGGACGTGCGGTGCGGACGGCGATCGTGATCATCGCGGTCCTCGACTTCTTCCTGAGCCTCGCCATCTGGGGCACCACGACGACGGTCAGAGTGGGGGGCTAG
- a CDS encoding MCE family protein, which produces MGSQGSTVRRRLLGVMLFALVIGFVAVTVLQYNKAFTTYTSIYLVTDSAGNALPERADVKARGVIMGTVGSTQAHGDKVVLRLDLDPELAREVPPETTARLLPKTLFGERYVALQVPKGSSGHVSEGDTIYQDESGNAVEIGHMLDTVLPILQAVPPQDLSVTLTAINHMLEGQGDAIGRGIEQLDEITDRVVDRLPDVKADIRGIADFARTYSTAAPDLVDALDNLRTTSKTVVDMQDRIHDLLLAGADTARAASDLIDRTRGDFVAVSAQSVRPLEVFADASPAFGCTFDSFAEIHERGKKIVGYNEPNPGIRVTLELVNPRGRYLPNQDEPRLFDTRKARCYPKAVPGQNYPIPDGTLNDGSYQPPVINTGGAPTLYPPDPMYAAEPASQYRGSQSEQDALAQVYAAASGADAASIPGWTTVIGAPSLRGNEVAFK; this is translated from the coding sequence ATGGGTTCCCAGGGTTCGACGGTGCGCCGCAGGCTGCTCGGGGTGATGCTGTTCGCGTTGGTCATCGGGTTCGTGGCGGTGACGGTGTTGCAGTACAACAAGGCGTTCACGACGTATACGAGCATCTATCTGGTGACCGACAGTGCGGGTAATGCGTTGCCCGAGCGTGCGGATGTGAAGGCGCGGGGGGTGATCATGGGGACGGTCGGTTCGACGCAGGCGCACGGGGACAAGGTGGTGCTGCGGTTGGATCTGGATCCGGAGCTGGCGCGTGAGGTGCCGCCGGAGACGACGGCGCGGTTGTTGCCGAAGACGTTGTTCGGCGAGCGGTATGTGGCGTTGCAGGTCCCGAAGGGGTCGTCGGGGCACGTGTCGGAGGGGGACACGATCTATCAGGATGAGTCGGGCAATGCGGTGGAGATCGGGCACATGCTCGATACGGTGTTGCCGATTCTGCAGGCGGTGCCGCCGCAGGATCTGTCGGTGACGTTGACGGCGATCAATCACATGCTCGAGGGGCAGGGGGATGCGATCGGGCGGGGGATCGAGCAGCTCGATGAGATCACCGATCGGGTGGTGGACCGGTTGCCGGATGTGAAGGCGGATATCCGGGGGATCGCGGATTTCGCGCGGACGTATTCGACGGCGGCGCCGGATCTGGTGGATGCGCTCGATAATCTGCGGACCACGAGCAAGACGGTGGTGGATATGCAGGATCGGATCCATGATCTGTTGCTGGCGGGTGCGGATACGGCGCGGGCGGCCTCGGATCTGATCGATCGGACGCGCGGGGATTTCGTGGCGGTGTCGGCGCAGTCGGTGCGGCCGTTGGAGGTGTTCGCGGACGCGTCGCCGGCATTCGGCTGCACCTTCGATTCGTTCGCCGAGATCCATGAGCGCGGAAAGAAGATCGTCGGCTACAACGAGCCCAATCCGGGGATCCGGGTGACGCTCGAGCTGGTGAACCCGCGGGGCCGCTACCTGCCGAACCAGGACGAGCCCCGGCTGTTCGATACGCGCAAGGCGCGTTGCTACCCCAAGGCGGTGCCCGGGCAGAACTATCCGATCCCGGACGGCACCCTCAATGACGGGTCGTATCAGCCGCCGGTGATCAACACGGGCGGGGCGCCCACGCTGTATCCGCCGGATCCGATGTACGCGGCGGAGCCGGCGTCGCAGTACCGGGGTTCGCAGTCCGAGCAGGACGCGTTGGCGCAGGTGTATGCGGCGGCGTCGGGTGCGGATGCGGCGTCGATTCCGGGGTGGACGACGGTGATCGGTGCGCCGTCGCTGCGTGGCAACGAGGTGGCGTTCAAGTGA
- a CDS encoding MCE family protein, whose amino-acid sequence MRGLTAPIVKLVIFGVITILMTGVLAVSIANIGGGSGTQYYAEFTDATSLNNGDDVRIGGVKVGQVSSIEVIDHNKAKVGFTVNRDGGLPADSVVSLKFRNLIGQRYVSVSQGDDPGAGKLAEGDTIPVDQTNPALNLTQLFNGFRPLFQTLQPGDVNKLAFSIIQVFQGEGQTVADLVATTSTLTNTIADKDAVIGKVIDNLNVVLDTVNDHAEGLDQMVVNTRNLVAGLAADRDAIGEAVSSLADLTDATTDLIEPARPSIQGLISGTNQLATGLNAQEADVDKVLQTLPKKYEALNRTAMYGSWFQFYLCGLDIVMGPGHSDNLDLSSVSNLPAVNQALYTNMAPRCHAGGDR is encoded by the coding sequence CTGCGCGGGCTCACTGCGCCCATCGTCAAGCTGGTCATCTTCGGCGTCATCACGATCCTGATGACCGGGGTGCTCGCCGTGTCCATCGCCAACATCGGCGGCGGGAGCGGTACGCAGTATTACGCGGAGTTCACGGACGCGACCTCGCTCAACAATGGCGACGACGTCCGGATCGGTGGTGTCAAAGTGGGGCAGGTCTCCAGCATCGAGGTGATCGACCACAACAAGGCCAAGGTGGGCTTCACGGTCAACAGGGACGGCGGGCTGCCGGCGGACAGCGTGGTGAGCCTGAAGTTCCGCAACCTGATCGGGCAGCGGTACGTCTCGGTGAGCCAGGGCGACGACCCGGGCGCGGGCAAGCTCGCCGAGGGCGACACGATCCCCGTCGATCAGACGAATCCCGCGCTGAACCTCACTCAGCTCTTCAACGGCTTTCGACCGCTGTTTCAGACGCTGCAGCCGGGCGACGTCAACAAGCTCGCCTTCTCGATCATCCAGGTCTTCCAGGGCGAGGGGCAGACGGTCGCCGACCTGGTCGCGACCACGTCGACCCTGACCAACACGATCGCCGACAAGGACGCGGTCATCGGAAAGGTCATCGACAACCTCAACGTGGTGCTCGACACCGTGAACGACCACGCGGAAGGCCTCGACCAGATGGTCGTCAACACGCGGAACCTGGTGGCCGGGCTCGCGGCCGACAGGGACGCGATCGGCGAGGCCGTCTCGTCGCTGGCCGACCTCACGGATGCGACGACCGACCTGATCGAACCGGCGCGGCCGTCGATCCAGGGGCTGATCTCCGGGACCAACCAACTGGCGACCGGGTTGAACGCGCAGGAAGCCGACGTGGACAAGGTCCTGCAGACGCTGCCGAAGAAGTACGAGGCGCTCAACCGTACTGCGATGTACGGCTCGTGGTTCCAGTTCTATCTGTGCGGCCTCGACATAGTCATGGGACCCGGGCATTCGGACAACCTCGACCTGTCGAGCGTCTCGAACCTGCCGGCCGTCAACCAGGCGCTGTACACGAACATGGCGCCGCGCTGCCATGCGGGAGGTGACCGGTGA
- a CDS encoding MCE family protein, which yields MTIRRNPILTGVIGILMVVLLAVASFSFKSLPFIGAGPVYHAEFAEAAGLKEGNEVRVAGVKAGQVTGVELEGDKVLVAFRVTDTWVGDQSTASIQIKTLLGSKYLALDPRGSERADPDVTIPLSRTSSPYDVVQALSDAAESVGEIDSAQLAQSMQVLSEAFAKTPEHVQSALDGVTRLSETIASRDQEIRHLFDATKQTSQILADRNQEFEQILAHSADLLAEFNARRDAIHRLLVRTQDLSTQLRGLVADNEEQIGPALTQLQQVVDLLQKNQDNIDKALVQAPVFYRLFNNSLGNGRWWDTIVGNVVPPGLPDVPSPREPVRKLDGGGN from the coding sequence GTGACAATCCGACGCAATCCGATACTGACGGGCGTCATCGGCATCCTCATGGTGGTGCTGCTGGCCGTGGCGTCGTTCTCGTTCAAGTCGCTGCCCTTCATCGGGGCCGGCCCCGTCTATCACGCGGAGTTCGCTGAGGCCGCGGGCCTCAAGGAAGGCAACGAGGTGCGTGTGGCAGGGGTCAAGGCCGGCCAGGTGACCGGCGTGGAGCTCGAGGGCGACAAGGTCCTCGTCGCGTTCCGGGTGACCGACACGTGGGTCGGCGACCAGTCGACGGCGAGCATCCAGATCAAGACCCTGCTCGGCTCGAAGTACCTGGCGCTCGACCCGCGCGGCTCCGAACGCGCCGATCCCGACGTCACCATTCCGCTCTCGCGGACCAGCTCCCCGTACGACGTGGTCCAGGCGCTCTCGGACGCGGCGGAGAGCGTGGGGGAGATCGACAGCGCCCAGCTGGCGCAGAGTATGCAGGTGCTTTCCGAAGCGTTCGCGAAGACCCCCGAACACGTGCAGAGCGCCCTCGACGGCGTCACGCGGCTCTCGGAGACCATCGCCTCGCGTGACCAGGAGATCCGGCACCTCTTCGACGCGACGAAGCAGACGAGTCAGATCCTCGCCGATCGCAACCAGGAGTTCGAGCAGATCCTGGCGCACTCGGCGGACCTGCTCGCCGAGTTCAACGCGCGACGGGACGCCATCCACCGGCTGCTGGTCCGTACTCAGGACCTGTCCACTCAGCTGAGGGGCCTGGTGGCGGACAACGAGGAGCAGATCGGACCGGCGCTGACCCAGCTGCAACAGGTTGTGGATCTGCTGCAGAAGAACCAGGACAACATCGACAAGGCGCTGGTGCAGGCGCCCGTGTTCTACCGGCTGTTCAACAACTCGCTCGGCAACGGGCGCTGGTGGGACACGATCGTCGGAAACGTGGTCCCGCCGGGGCTCCCCGACGTGCCGTCGCCGCGTGAACCGGTCCGCAAACTCGACGGGGGAGGGAACTGA
- a CDS encoding MCE family protein: MAVLNRVSNKLVAFIALFLVLLAVAGTAVWFVFFRAEPTRITAYFDRTVGIYSGSKVMVLGVEVGKVASVDPAGADVKVVMTVDGDVDIPAGVTAVQVTPSVVPDRYVQLAPAYSGGPKLPQNATLDRDHTRTPVEIDEMYKSIQEVSEALGPDGANKNGALTNLVNSAAANLDGNGDSINKTIEKLSDAARTLSDSRGDIFATVRNLQTFASTLAEHDAQVREFNSQMAQFNDFLDGERGNMAESIKQLSYALGDVSRFVHDNKDLLESNIKGLASVTQTVAGHREGLKESLSLMPLAIANFIDAYDPDSGTVQMRLGFPMLQDPLYEIGCQMLNMGKMGPGIPEYEALEKKMRPVMDQCKAIADKVTAGVKTPTLNLPFGVLSGDNLQRSPVPGTVPGVVSPRFEGGN, from the coding sequence ATGGCTGTGCTCAATCGTGTTTCGAACAAGCTCGTCGCGTTCATCGCGCTGTTCCTGGTGCTCCTGGCGGTGGCGGGGACCGCGGTGTGGTTCGTCTTCTTCCGCGCCGAGCCCACCCGCATCACCGCGTACTTCGATCGGACGGTCGGCATCTACTCCGGGTCCAAGGTGATGGTCCTCGGCGTGGAGGTCGGAAAGGTCGCTTCGGTCGACCCCGCCGGCGCGGACGTGAAGGTGGTCATGACCGTCGACGGCGACGTGGACATCCCCGCGGGGGTCACCGCAGTTCAGGTGACGCCCTCCGTGGTTCCCGACCGGTACGTGCAGCTGGCGCCGGCGTACTCGGGCGGCCCGAAGCTTCCGCAGAACGCCACACTCGACCGCGACCACACCCGCACCCCCGTCGAGATCGACGAGATGTACAAGAGCATCCAGGAGGTGTCGGAGGCGCTGGGGCCGGACGGCGCGAACAAGAACGGCGCGCTGACCAACCTCGTCAACAGCGCCGCCGCCAATCTGGACGGTAACGGCGATTCGATCAACAAGACGATCGAGAAGCTCAGCGATGCCGCTCGGACGCTGTCGGACTCGCGCGGGGACATCTTCGCCACCGTCCGCAACCTGCAGACGTTCGCGAGCACTCTCGCGGAGCACGATGCGCAAGTGCGGGAGTTCAATTCCCAGATGGCGCAGTTCAATGATTTCCTGGACGGCGAGCGCGGCAACATGGCCGAGTCGATCAAACAGTTGTCCTACGCGCTCGGCGACGTGTCCCGGTTCGTCCATGACAACAAGGACCTGCTTGAGAGCAACATCAAGGGACTCGCATCGGTCACCCAGACGGTCGCGGGCCACCGTGAGGGGCTCAAGGAATCGCTGTCCCTGATGCCGCTGGCCATCGCCAACTTCATCGACGCGTACGACCCCGACTCGGGCACCGTCCAGATGCGGCTCGGCTTCCCCATGCTGCAGGACCCGCTGTACGAGATCGGCTGCCAGATGCTGAACATGGGCAAGATGGGTCCGGGCATCCCCGAGTACGAGGCGCTGGAGAAGAAGATGCGGCCGGTCATGGACCAGTGCAAGGCCATCGCCGACAAGGTCACCGCGGGTGTCAAGACTCCGACGCTGAATCTGCCGTTCGGCGTCCTCAGTGGCGACAATCTGCAGCGTTCCCCGGTCCCGGGGACGGTGCCGGGCGTCGTTTCGCCGCGGTTCGAGGGGGGCAACTGA
- a CDS encoding MCE family protein has translation MAGAALVLSACGTSGVYSLPLPGGADTGDHPMTITADFADVLSLVPQSAVKVGGIAVGQVKTIELAPDGWSARLTLEIRGDVGLPANTAARIEQTNLLGEKFVALSPPTAVAPTGTLENGAQIPLQRTGRSTQIEEVLGALSLLLNGGGVAQVQPIVEEMNKAIGGRESQTRDLLGQFTDLVAGVNEQRQSISEALDSLQTLTGTVSNQREQIQAILEELPEGVRILSEQRPDFVALLNQLDRLGKAGTEVITTTREDVLRDLRAMRPTIQALADNVPSLVGALPILPTFPIPDEILQGIEGGYANVWVSADLRIGETLANLGVGRPDPRYVKPYGEHQVPVDLSNPWINGNGPRRGWPTVTLLPLADAAPPFQRNPASLPLGVVDDATDAVRQGAEAVQDGLDRAADALPQIGQVATPPADGQAPAGDPADGQGGGD, from the coding sequence ATGGCCGGTGCCGCGCTGGTGCTGAGCGCGTGCGGGACTAGCGGCGTGTACAGCCTGCCGCTGCCCGGCGGCGCGGACACCGGCGACCATCCGATGACGATCACCGCGGACTTCGCGGACGTGCTCTCCCTCGTGCCCCAGTCCGCGGTGAAGGTCGGCGGGATCGCCGTCGGCCAGGTCAAGACCATCGAGCTCGCCCCGGACGGCTGGTCCGCGCGATTGACGCTGGAGATCCGGGGTGACGTGGGCCTGCCCGCCAACACCGCCGCCCGGATCGAGCAGACCAACCTGCTGGGCGAGAAGTTCGTGGCGCTGAGCCCGCCGACCGCCGTCGCGCCTACGGGCACGCTGGAGAACGGGGCGCAGATCCCGTTGCAACGGACCGGCCGCAGCACGCAGATCGAAGAGGTCCTCGGCGCGCTGTCTCTGCTCCTCAACGGCGGCGGGGTGGCGCAGGTCCAGCCGATCGTCGAGGAGATGAACAAGGCGATCGGCGGGCGCGAGTCGCAGACACGGGACCTGCTGGGACAGTTCACGGACCTGGTGGCCGGCGTCAACGAACAGCGGCAGTCGATCAGCGAGGCGCTCGACAGCCTGCAGACCCTCACCGGCACGGTCAGCAATCAGCGCGAGCAGATCCAGGCCATCCTGGAGGAACTGCCGGAAGGGGTCCGGATCCTCAGCGAACAGCGTCCCGACTTCGTCGCGCTGCTCAACCAGCTCGACCGCCTGGGCAAGGCGGGCACCGAGGTCATCACGACGACCCGTGAGGACGTGCTGCGGGACCTGCGTGCGATGCGCCCCACGATCCAGGCGCTGGCCGACAACGTCCCGTCGCTGGTGGGCGCACTGCCCATCCTGCCGACCTTCCCGATCCCCGATGAGATCCTGCAGGGTATCGAGGGCGGCTACGCGAACGTGTGGGTGTCGGCGGACCTGCGCATCGGTGAGACGCTCGCGAACCTCGGCGTGGGGCGTCCCGATCCGCGATATGTCAAGCCGTACGGTGAGCATCAGGTGCCCGTCGACCTCAGCAATCCGTGGATCAACGGCAACGGCCCGCGACGCGGCTGGCCGACGGTGACGCTGCTGCCCTTGGCGGATGCCGCGCCGCCGTTCCAGCGCAATCCTGCGAGCCTGCCGCTCGGCGTCGTCGACGACGCGACCGACGCGGTACGGCAAGGGGCGGAAGCGGTACAGGACGGACTGGACCGCGCAGCCGATGCGCTGCCGCAGATCGGCCAGGTGGCCACGCCGCCCGCAGACGGGCAGGCACCCGCGGGCGATCCGGCAGACGGCCAGGGAGGTGGTGACTGA